A genome region from Oryzias melastigma strain HK-1 linkage group LG12, ASM292280v2, whole genome shotgun sequence includes the following:
- the pip5k1ba gene encoding phosphatidylinositol-4-phosphate 5-kinase, type I, beta a isoform X2 → MSDDASIGEGEGTTRPKAAGTLRKPNAAALKGAIQLGIGYAVGNLSSKPDRDVLMQDFSMVETVFLPSEGSTLTPAHHFPDFRLKTYAPLAFRYFRELFGIKPDDYLYSMCNEPLIELSNPGASSSWFYLTSDDEFIIKTVQHKEAEFLQKLLPGYYMNLNQNPRTLLPKFYGLYCIQCGGVTVRVVVMNNVLPRAMKMHYKYDLKGSLYKRRASRKERTKSSPTFKDLDFKEMHEGLYFDPETYNALMKTLQRDCRVLESFKIMDYSLLLGIHVLDKRPLTRAGRGDSKKGQKVLYSTALESIQGTVKDPEPVVDDDTFGGIPAKHKDENLLIFLGIIDILQSYRFIKKVEHSWKALVHDGDTVSVHRPSFYADRFLKFMGTTVFKKAHALRGASSRRKKSSLYASKYASQEFLSSLKEKEENKKAQSMDNLNESFGSSSKQPDLLPVMQDFTRNEDQQSENSEDRRDSNSTIALDDVLSSHQSDSELDVYL, encoded by the exons ATGTCCGACGACGCTTCCATCGGTGAAGGAGAAGGAACCACGCGGCCCAAAGCAGCAGGCACTCTGAGAAAG CCCAATGCAGCAGCCCTGAAAGGAGCCATCCAGCTGGGCATCGGTTATGCCGTGGGAAACCTGAGCTCCAAACCAGACAGAGATGTTCTCATGCAGGACTTCTCTATGGTGGAAACTGTCTTCCTGCCCAG CGAGGGCAGTACCCTGACCCCAGCACACCACTTCCCAGACTTCCGCCTGAAAACCTACGCTCCGCTGGCTTTTCGCTACTTCCGGGAGCTGTTTGGCATCAAACCAGACGATTACCTG TATTCTATGTGCAATGAACCACTGATAGAGCTGTCCAACCCCGGCGCCAGCAGTTCCTGGTTCTACCTCACCAGTGATGACGAATTCATCATCAAGACGGTGCAGCATAAAGAGGCGGAGTTTCTGCAGAAGCTACTTCCTGGCTACTACATG AATCTAAACCAGAACCCCAGAACCCTGCTGCCCAAGTTCTATGGACTTTACTGCATCCAGTGTGGTGGTGTGACTGTTCGTGTGGTGGTCATGAATAACGTGTTGCCACGAGCCATGAAGATGCACTACAAATACGACCTGAAGGGTTCTTTGTACAAACGGCGAGCTTCACGCAAAGAACGTACAAAGTCCTCACCTACGTTCAAAGACCTGGACTTTAAGGAGATGCACGAGGGGCTGTACTTCGATCCAGAAACCTACAATGCCCTAATGAAGACCCTGCAGAGAGACTGCCGG GTTCTGGAGAGCTTCAAAATCATGGACTACAGTCTCCTGCTAGGCATTCATGTTCTGGATAAGAGGCCACTGACCAGAGCAGGCAGGGGTGACAGCAAGAAAGGTCAGAAGGTCCTGTACTCCACGGCGCTGGAGTCCATCCAGGGCACCGTGAAGGACCCGGAACCGGTGGTCGACGACGACAC ATTTGGGGGAATTCCTGCCAAACACAAAGATGAGAATCTGCTTATCTTTTTAGGAATCATCGACATCCTTCAGTCCTACAG GTTTATCAAGAAGGTGGAGCATTCCTGGAAGGCTCTTGTGCACGATGGA GACACCGTTTCCGTCCACAGACCCAGCTTTTACGCTGATAGGTTCTTGAAATTCATGGGCACCACTGTTTTCAAAAAGGCTCACG CTTTGAGAGGAGCGTCCTCCAGGAGGAAGAAGAGCTCACTCTACGCATCAAAGTACGCCTCCCAGGAGTTTCTGTCCTCGctgaaggagaaggaggagaataAGAAGGCGCAGAGCATGGACAACCTGAACGAAAGCT ttgGCAGTTCCTCCAAACAACCAGACCTTCTTCCTGTTATGCAAGATTTCACCAGAAATGAAGATCAGCAGTCTGAAAACAG tgagGACAGACGAGACTCCAACTCCACCATCGCTCTGGATGACGTTCTGTCCTCCCATCAGTCAGACTCGGAGCTGGACGTCTACCTG TGA
- the pip5k1ba gene encoding phosphatidylinositol-4-phosphate 5-kinase, type I, beta a isoform X1 has product MSDDASIGEGEGTTRPKAAGTLRKPNAAALKGAIQLGIGYAVGNLSSKPDRDVLMQDFSMVETVFLPSEGSTLTPAHHFPDFRLKTYAPLAFRYFRELFGIKPDDYLYSMCNEPLIELSNPGASSSWFYLTSDDEFIIKTVQHKEAEFLQKLLPGYYMNLNQNPRTLLPKFYGLYCIQCGGVTVRVVVMNNVLPRAMKMHYKYDLKGSLYKRRASRKERTKSSPTFKDLDFKEMHEGLYFDPETYNALMKTLQRDCRVLESFKIMDYSLLLGIHVLDKRPLTRAGRGDSKKGQKVLYSTALESIQGTVKDPEPVVDDDTFGGIPAKHKDENLLIFLGIIDILQSYRFIKKVEHSWKALVHDGDTVSVHRPSFYADRFLKFMGTTVFKKAHALRGASSRRKKSSLYASKYASQEFLSSLKEKEENKKAQSMDNLNESFGSSSKQPDLLPVMQDFTRNEDQQSENSEDRRDSNSTIALDDVLSSHQSDSELDVYLTHPDSPIPPGWT; this is encoded by the exons ATGTCCGACGACGCTTCCATCGGTGAAGGAGAAGGAACCACGCGGCCCAAAGCAGCAGGCACTCTGAGAAAG CCCAATGCAGCAGCCCTGAAAGGAGCCATCCAGCTGGGCATCGGTTATGCCGTGGGAAACCTGAGCTCCAAACCAGACAGAGATGTTCTCATGCAGGACTTCTCTATGGTGGAAACTGTCTTCCTGCCCAG CGAGGGCAGTACCCTGACCCCAGCACACCACTTCCCAGACTTCCGCCTGAAAACCTACGCTCCGCTGGCTTTTCGCTACTTCCGGGAGCTGTTTGGCATCAAACCAGACGATTACCTG TATTCTATGTGCAATGAACCACTGATAGAGCTGTCCAACCCCGGCGCCAGCAGTTCCTGGTTCTACCTCACCAGTGATGACGAATTCATCATCAAGACGGTGCAGCATAAAGAGGCGGAGTTTCTGCAGAAGCTACTTCCTGGCTACTACATG AATCTAAACCAGAACCCCAGAACCCTGCTGCCCAAGTTCTATGGACTTTACTGCATCCAGTGTGGTGGTGTGACTGTTCGTGTGGTGGTCATGAATAACGTGTTGCCACGAGCCATGAAGATGCACTACAAATACGACCTGAAGGGTTCTTTGTACAAACGGCGAGCTTCACGCAAAGAACGTACAAAGTCCTCACCTACGTTCAAAGACCTGGACTTTAAGGAGATGCACGAGGGGCTGTACTTCGATCCAGAAACCTACAATGCCCTAATGAAGACCCTGCAGAGAGACTGCCGG GTTCTGGAGAGCTTCAAAATCATGGACTACAGTCTCCTGCTAGGCATTCATGTTCTGGATAAGAGGCCACTGACCAGAGCAGGCAGGGGTGACAGCAAGAAAGGTCAGAAGGTCCTGTACTCCACGGCGCTGGAGTCCATCCAGGGCACCGTGAAGGACCCGGAACCGGTGGTCGACGACGACAC ATTTGGGGGAATTCCTGCCAAACACAAAGATGAGAATCTGCTTATCTTTTTAGGAATCATCGACATCCTTCAGTCCTACAG GTTTATCAAGAAGGTGGAGCATTCCTGGAAGGCTCTTGTGCACGATGGA GACACCGTTTCCGTCCACAGACCCAGCTTTTACGCTGATAGGTTCTTGAAATTCATGGGCACCACTGTTTTCAAAAAGGCTCACG CTTTGAGAGGAGCGTCCTCCAGGAGGAAGAAGAGCTCACTCTACGCATCAAAGTACGCCTCCCAGGAGTTTCTGTCCTCGctgaaggagaaggaggagaataAGAAGGCGCAGAGCATGGACAACCTGAACGAAAGCT ttgGCAGTTCCTCCAAACAACCAGACCTTCTTCCTGTTATGCAAGATTTCACCAGAAATGAAGATCAGCAGTCTGAAAACAG tgagGACAGACGAGACTCCAACTCCACCATCGCTCTGGATGACGTTCTGTCCTCCCATCAGTCAGACTCGGAGCTGGACGTCTACCTG ACTCACCCAGACTCACCCATACCCCCCGGCTGGACTTGA